Proteins from one Geomonas agri genomic window:
- a CDS encoding energy-coupling factor transporter transmembrane component T family protein has translation MQKRLPKLRSSLRSCEYACQFAAHDSPVHRLGAGWKLLLGMVLSALAAGGRNPATLSVLVAVALAYYLAARLTLADLWRDVRLFAYQAALVIPLYCLIDGVDKGLWPGVRISTQIVLFYLPGAVFLRTTRTSEAMAGLRRIVPYRLSFLVFVSVRFVPVFFRELEDIVALQRMRGARLSPREQLDPRNWPDLFNCLVLPLMVRALKTADEVSRSAEARGFGLYPQRTYLDVSRVAPGAPAGGAPETEGRQRPLSAENF, from the coding sequence TTGCAGAAACGACTCCCTAAGCTGCGCAGCTCGCTGAGAAGCTGCGAGTACGCCTGCCAGTTCGCCGCCCACGATTCTCCGGTGCACCGTCTCGGGGCCGGGTGGAAGCTCCTCCTGGGCATGGTGCTGAGTGCCTTGGCGGCAGGCGGACGCAATCCGGCCACCCTTTCGGTGCTGGTCGCGGTGGCGCTGGCCTATTACCTGGCGGCCCGGCTCACCCTGGCTGACCTGTGGCGCGACGTGCGCCTGTTCGCCTACCAGGCGGCGCTGGTCATCCCGCTTTACTGCCTGATCGACGGCGTGGACAAAGGGCTCTGGCCGGGGGTGCGCATCTCGACCCAGATCGTGCTCTTCTACCTGCCCGGCGCCGTCTTCCTGCGTACCACGCGGACCTCTGAGGCGATGGCGGGGCTGCGCCGGATCGTCCCTTACCGGCTTTCCTTCCTGGTGTTCGTGAGTGTCCGGTTCGTCCCGGTGTTCTTTCGCGAGTTGGAGGACATCGTGGCGCTGCAGCGCATGCGTGGGGCGCGCCTTTCTCCGCGTGAGCAGCTCGATCCCCGCAACTGGCCGGATCTCTTCAACTGCCTGGTGCTGCCGCTCATGGTGCGTGCGCTGAAAACGGCGGACGAGGTGTCCCGGTCCGCAGAGGCGCGCGGCTTCGGCCTCTACCCGCAGCGGACCTACCTCGATGTCTCACGGGTTGCCCCTGGCGCACCCGCGGGGGGAGCGCCGGAGACCGAGGGGCGGCAACGGCCGCTGTCCGCAGAAAACTTCTGA